From the genome of Pseudomonas migulae:
GCTGATCAGGCTGTCGAACCGGGTCTTGAACGCAGCCGGGCGCTGGATCACCGGCAATTGGTAGTGACGCTGGTTGGTGGAGTTGAGGTTGACCGCGATGATCAGGTCGCAATGGCTCGACACCACCGGCACGATTGGCAACGGGTTGAGGATGCCGCCGTCCACCAGCATGCGATTGCCCTGCATCACCGGCGTGAACAGACTCGGGATGGCCGCCGAGGCACGCATCGCCTGGTGCAGGCAGCCTTCCTGGAACCAGATTTCCTGTTGGTTGGTCAGGTCGGTGGCCACCGCCGTGTAGGGGATGCGCAGGTCCTCGATATTGATCTCGCCGACGATCTTGCGGATCTGCCCGAAGACCTTCTCCCCGCGAATTGCGCCCAGTCGAAAACTGACGTCCACCAGACGCAACACGTCGAGGTAATCCAGGCTCTCGATCCAGTTGCGGTATTCATCCAGTTTGCCGGCGGCATAAATCCCGCCGACCACAGCGCCCATCGAACAACCGGCGATGCAGGCGATGTCGTAGCCACGCCGCTCGATCTCTTCAATGACACCGATATGGGCATAGCCCCGGGCTCCGCCGGAACCCAGCACCAGTGCGACACGCTTTTTCATGAATCGCCCTCGTCTGACAAGGTTCAACAATGCACCCATCGAGGGGCGTGCTTCAATCGCTAAGGTCGCTCGGCGGAGTGAACGCGTCGTTTTTTCGACACTCCATGGCGGCAGATGGTTATTCTCCCGAGCGCTATAGTTTCCGCAGCGGGGCCAAGGCACTTTTCACGCGCCAGACCGTCTTACCTGCACGACTGTTTACCTATCTTTGAGGTGTGAGTGATGAAAGCCTGGATCTGTGTGCCTTTGATTGCGCTGGCGCTCGCCGGTTGCGCCGGCAAAACCGCTTACCGTGACAGCTGCGGTAGCGGAATCGATGCCGCGTGGCATGAGCTGGACCTGGCCAAGGCCGAAGGTTTTGCCGGCACCGTCAGTTACTCCAAGGCCCTGTCGCTGCTGACCGGCGCCAAGACCCAGCAGCAGTTCGAAGCGTTCGAAGGCTGCACCAAGAAAGCCGAGAAGGCGCGCTTCTATATTCGTGAGTCACGCGCTGGCCGTTGAGGCATGATGTAGGCATCAGAAATTCAGTTCAGGGAGAAAACGATGTCTGCCTTGGTTGATCGGTTGGTGGCTCATGTTCTTGGCCTGGAAGTCCGCCTGCTGTCCTGTCAGGCACGGCTGAATGCCCGCACCGACCCGGAAGCATTGCACGATCTGCGCACCACGGTTCGCCGTTTGCGCAGCCTGCTGCGGCCGTTGCGCGGCTTGCCCGGGGTCGAGCAGCTGGAAGTGGCGGCGTCCCGGGTCGGTGACCTGACCACGCCGTTGCGCGATCGTGAAGTGTTGGCGGCGTATTTGCTCGAGCACGATCAACCTGAGGCAGCGCAGCGACGCATGGCGCAGATGGCCGCGGCCTATCCTGCAGTCGCCGCGAGTTCCGAGCTGGCGCAGTTGCTGATGATTTTCGACGCCTTCCCGCGTTTTCTGCGGGCATCCCAGCGACAGGGTTTGCTCAAGGGACTGCGCAAGCGCATCGAGAAGCGCCTGGGCAAGCAGTGGAAAAAACTCGATGAGGCTTTGCACGATCCTGCTCATGATCGGCATCGACTGCGCCTGTTGATCAAACGTGTGCGCTATGGGATCGAGGCCTACCCCGAATTGGACCGTTTGCCGAAACCGGCTTTGCCGAGGCTCAAGTCGGCTCAGGCTGCCCTGGGTGACTGGCACGATTGCTGGCAATGGCTGGCCCGGGCCGAACAGGAAGCAGATCTGCAACCTTGTGTGGCCGTGTGGAAAACCACCATGGCCAAGGCCGAAGCCCGTGCCGACCGAGTTCTCGACAAACTCAGTGCTGCCTGTTTCAAATCCTGAGAACAACACAAATCAAAATGTGGGAGCGGGCTTGCTCGCGAAAGCGGTGTGTCAGTCAACTTCAATCGTGACTGACACACCGCTTTCGCGAGCAAGCCCGCTCCCACAGTAGATCACTGTTGAATTTTGGAATTGATGTTCGAAGCGCGGCTCATCTGTCAGTGCTTTTGGCCAGAATAAGCGCTGTGTCATCCCCCGTGGCTGGTTAACATTCCTCCATCCTTTTCTGCCCTTGAGGTTTTCATGCGCTTTTCCGATCTGCTCGACGCCGTCCGCAGCCAGCCGCTGGAGCTGTCTATTCCGGCCGAATGGGCACAGGGGCGTGCCAGCTTCGGCGGCCTGGTCGCGGCTTTGCAATACGAAGCCATGCGCGCTCGGGTGCCAGCGGATCGCCCTGTGCGCTCGCTGGCGATTACCTTTGTCGGCCCCGTAGAACCGGAAGTGCCGGTCAGTTTTGAAGTCGATGTCCTGCGCGAAGGCAAGGCGGTCAGCCAGGTGCTGGGCCGGGCGATGCAGAAAGGTCAGGTGGTGACGCTGATCCAGGGCAGCTTCGGCGCCTCGCGACCGTCCGAAGTGGCGGTAGCCGCCACGCCGGCCCCGGAAATGAAGCACTGGGACGAGTGCCAGGAGCTGCCGTATGTCAAAGGCATGACCCCGGAATTCATGCGCCATCTGGCGATGCGCTGGAGTGTTGGCGGCCTGCCGTTTACCGGCAATAAATCCCGCGAAATGGGCGGCTGGGTACGCTTGCGTGGTGATGTGAAGGAAGAGGCGGTCACTGAGTCGCATATCCTGGCGTTGGTGGACGCCTGGCCGCCTGCGCTGTTGCCGCACCTGAAAAAAGTCGCGATGGGCAGCACGCTGACCTGGACCATCGAATTCGTCCAGCCGTTGCTCGACCTGAGCACGCTGGACTGGTGCAAATACCTCGTTGAAATCGAACATGCCGCTGACGGCTACGGTCATGCGGCCGCGAAACTGTGGAGCGCGGACGGTCAGTTGATTGCCATGAGCCGGCAGACCGTGACGATCTTTGCCTGATCAGTGACGACGGTGGCGCTCACGCCAGGCGCGCCACCAACCGCCGCTGAGGAAAAACCGTGGAAAGGTCAGGAACTGCTCGACCAGCAGGCGCGATACCGCATCTTTGCGATCGCTGAACGGCTCGGAGGCTTGCACCTCCAGGCTGTGGCCGTGGCGTTGCAGACCCAACGCAGCGAGCAGGCCAATGATGCCAATCGCGAAGTTCGCAAAGCTCAGGCTGAACACCCCGCACACCAGCAGCAGAAACGCCACGATGAACAGCGGCACGGCAATCAGGTGCAGCACCAGATTCGCCGGGTGCTGATGGTTGTCCGGGTAGGCGCGCCATTGCCAGGCGGGAAGGTTGGGGTGACGTTTGCCCATGATGCTGATCCTCGATCCATGTTGAACACATGAGTGAAGAATAGGCGCGGCTTGGGCGGGCGGCGAATCAAGGATGGCTATCGGAGTGATAGGTGTCATGGTCCGGATTGATGTTGACCGGGCTGGCGCCTTCGCGGGCAAGCCTCGCTCCTGCAAGGTCTGCGCACAACCTGTAGGAGCGAGGCTTGCCCGCGAAGGGGACCTTAAAGTTTCAACTGCCCTATGGCCTTGCTCAACTCCCCGGCCAACGCCGCCAACTCATTACTGGTCGTCGCCGAATCCACCGTCTGCTGCACCGTGTTCTCGGTCACATCGCGAATGCTCACCACCGCCCGGTTCATCTCTTCCGCCACCTGGCTCTGCTGCTCGGCCGCTACCGCGATTTGCGTGTTGCTTTCACGCATCTGCGCCACCGCACTGGTGATCTCAGCCAACGCGGCCCCGGCCTCTTGAGCCTGCTGCACGCAATCATCGGCCTTGAACGAGCTTTCCTGCATGAAATCCACCGCATCCCGGGTTCCGGCCTGCAACGCGGCGACCATCAGAGTGATCTCGTCGGTCGACGTCTGCACCCGTTTGGCCAGGTTGCGCACTTCGTCGGCGACTACCGCAAAGCCACGGCCCATTTCCCCGGCGCGGGCCGCTTCAATCGCGGCGTTCAGCGCCAGCAGGTTGGTTTGCTCGGCGATGCTGTGAATCACATTGACCACGCCGTTGATCTTCTGACTGTCCTCGGCCAGACGCTGAATCATCTCGGCCGTCTGCTGTACGCCTGTGGACAACCCGGCAATCGATTTCTGCACGCGACTGACCACTTCCTGACCGCTGCCTGCCAGGGTGTCGGCAGTTTGCGAGAGGTCGCGGGTGGCGCCGGCGTGCTGGGCGATGTGATAGACGGTGGCGGTCATTTCGTTGATCGCGGTGGCAGCCTGGTCGGTTTCGCTTTGTTGGCCAAGCATGCCGTGACGCACCTCGTTCATGCTCGAGGCCAGGCGTGCCGCGCCGACATCCAGTTGCCGGGCGGTGCTGGCGACAGTGTTCACCACCCGCTGATAACCGGCCTGCATGGCGTTGAACGCGCCGGCCATCTGCCCCACCTCGTCGGTGCAGGCCAGGGGCACACGGGCGGACAGGTCACCGGTTTTCTCAACGTGGAGCATCACGTCTTTCAAGGTGTTGAGCTGGCTGAGCAGAAAACGGATCAACAGTTGCGACGCGCCGAGCATCGCCAGCATCAGGATGAGAACCGCCACGGCGTAGTTGGCGAAACGCTCGCCAAACACTTGGCTCAGGCTCGGGCCATGAGCGATCACCGCCACTTGCTGGCCATTGGCCCGCGTGAGCACTTCAGCGCCCATCAGCGGGTTGTCGCCGAACAGCGGCATCGAGTTGATCTCGACCCAGCCGTTGGCATCCGCCAGCTCCAGCAGGGGTTGCTCGTTCAGCAACGGCGCCTGCCCACGACTGAACGTCAGCAGGTTATCGGCCTTGGGAAGCGTTTGCCCGGCAGGCCAGGCGTTGAGCAATCGTGCCTGCGCCTGAGCAGACGCTTGAGACGCATGACTGCGGGCCTGCTGCTCGAGTTGCACGGCGTACAGCACCAACAACAGGGTGGTGACGAAGGCGACAGCGTTGACCGCCCAGAATTTATATTTCAGCGAGATGTTGCTAAGCCAGGCACCCATGGAGGTCTTCTCTGATAGCGGAAACAGCATTGGCAAGGTGCCAGCATTGTGCCGCTAGCCAAGGCGCCGGATCTTGATATGCGTCAACATTCCCGACCGTGCTCACACGCAGCAATTACAGGGCGTAATGCGCTATCCTTCGCGCCTTCAAAATTCCCTCGCTACAGGATTCCGCCCCATGAAAGCCGCACTCGTCGAACTCATCAGCAAAATCAGCTCCGGGTGCATGAGCGAAGACGAAATCCTCAAGGTCGCTGATGAAGCGGCCCAGGCCTACGCCGATCCAGAGGCTTTTCTGACGGCCAATCCGGACATCAACTACGACGACACCTTCCCGATTCCGTTGGGCGAGTGGGTCGTCGTCGGCAGCCTGCCGGAAACCGTGCTGTTCCAGGCCGATACCTACGTGGACCTGTTCGCGCAGATCGTCGCGTCGTTCGGCCCGGGCGTGGATTTCAATATCAAACCCAAGCAACTGGCCAAGACCGAAGCCCTGACCGCGCTCAATCGCATCCAGGTGCAGATGGGCAGCATGAACAAGGAAAACGGCGGTTACACGCTGATGAACTTCAGCCAGTTGCTGGACGACGAACTGCAAGTGGTGCTGGTCTTTGGCAACGACGTGCCGCGCGTGCTTGAGTTGTGCGCCGAGGTCGGCATTGCGGCCGCGCCTTCCCTGGAAGCCCTGAAAGTGGCTATCCACGTTTGAAGGAATAAAACGGAACCCTCGCAGGGGCCGGCTATCCTAAGACTGCACATCACTCTTAGGGAGCGACACCATGGGATCCACGTTCAACGGCCTGATTGGCCTGATCATTCTTGCCCTGGACATCTGGGCAATCATCAACGTGCTGAAAAGTGGCGCCGACACCGGGATGAAAATCGTCTGGGTCCTGCTGATCCTGCTGCTGCCGGTCCTGGGCCTGATCATCTGGGCCATCGCCGGGCCACGGGGCAATGTCCGGATCTGAATACTCACTCACGGTCGACACATTTCCCTTGTGGGAGCGGGCTTGCTCGCGAAAGCGGTGTATCAGTAAAAGTTAATGTCAACTGACACGACGCCTTCGCGAGCAAGCCCGCTCCCACATTGCTCTGTGTGTACTTCGATGACGAAGGTTCGACCTGTCATCTTCCGCGACGTAGAATGCGCGCCTTTCCCGGGCAATCGAGCTGATCGATTGGCCATCATGGGCGGGTAACCGTCCGTTGCCACCCGCATTCATCGGAGCACTTCCCATGAGCAACACCCCAACCAGCGAGTACCTGGAAACCCTTTACGAAGGCTACGGCCAGCGTTTTCGCATGGAAAAACTGCTGCACGAAGTGCGCACCGAACATCAGCACCTGGTGATTTTCGAGAACCCGCGCATGGGTCGTGTCATGGCGCTGGACGGCGTGATCCAGACCACCGAAGCCGACGAATTCATCTACCACGAAATGCTCACCCACGTGCCGATCCTGGCGCACGGCAGTGCCAAGCGCGTGTTGATCATCGGTGGCGGCGACGGCGGCATGCTGCGTGAAGTGGCCAAACACGGTGGCGTCGAGCACATCACCATGGTCGAGATCGACGGCACCGTGGTCGATATGTGCAAGGAATTCCTGCCGAACCACTCCAAGGGTGCGTTCGATGATCCACGCCTGAACCTGGTGATCGATGACGGCATGCGCTTCGTCGCCACCACCACCGAAAAATTCGACGTGATCATCTCTGACTCCACCGACCCGATCGGTCCGGGCGAAGTGCTGTTCTCGGAAAACTTCTATCAGGCCTGCCGTCGCTGCCTGAACGAGGGGGGTATCCTGGTGACCCAGAACGGCACGCCGTTCATGCAGATCGAAGAAGTCAAAACCACCGCCGGCCGCCTGCGCAGCCTGTTCCCGGACTGGCACTTCTATCAGGCCGCCGTGCCGACCTACATCGGCGGTTCGATGACATTTGCCTGGGGCGCGACCAATACGGCCTATCGCAAACTGTCCCGCGAAACCCTGCAACAGCGCTTCGCCGGCAGCGGCATCATCACCCGCTACTACAACCCGGAAATCCACATCGGCGCGTTTGCCTTGCCGCAATACGTGCTGCAAGCGATCAACAAGCCAAGCAACGACTAAACTAAAGAAGTACGCATACCCCAATGTGGGAGCGGGCTTGCTCGCGAATGCGGTGTACCAGTTGACCTGTGTATTGACTGATACACCGCATTCGCGAGCAAGCCCGCTCCCACAAGGCCCTGTGGTTTTCATGGTTGCGTGTGGTAATCCGTTTGAACGATCACTCTGGCCAAAAGTCCAGATAGGTGTAAGCCCATTTGCGGGTTTGTTCGAGGAGGCACTGATGCAAAAGTGGAAGATCACTTTCGTGGATGATCACGGCGAAACAGTCGACGAAGTCTTTGAGTGCGACGAATGCCCGGACAACGAGCACGCCGCCAAACTCATCAAGGCCCGGCTCCTTCCTGTCGCTGCCGAACTGGATCTGAATGATCTGGAGGGGCGCACTGTTGATGCGAGCGTCAAGAATCTCAAGACGCAGAACAGCATACAAATCCTCGGCATTACTCCCGTCTGAAACACCCTCTGGCACACTCGTGAAACACCAGGCCTTGGCAGCGGCGCTTACTTGAGGCTACTCTGCAAGCGAGATCAGCGATTGGATCGCTAAGGTCTGGTCTTGTCAGCTACATGCTTGTTTCCCATCGGCAACGTGGTTGCCGCAGTGCTTGCACCATTCGGTTGCGGGCGTCGGGAGTACGGAAAGTCTATCCATCGGTTTGAGGAGGACGTTTCATGAGCACAGCCTATCAAGAAGACATCAGCAGCTCGGTGCTGCGCCGCATGAAAGAAGGCGGTTTTGACTTTTCACGATTCCATCCGATCGAGTTCTACGCCATTTTCCCGGACGAGGAGCGGGCACGCAGGGCGGCAGGGCATTATTCCGGCGAATCCATGAATGCACAGATCAGCGTACGCGACGACGGCGCTTGGGCCCTGGAACTGAGTAAAGTGATGTCCGCCACCTATGACGGCATCGGCGACTTTGAGCAGGACTTCGAGGCAGTGGTCGAACCTTTGGGCGGCATCATTGAAGGATGGGGCGTCAAGCAGGAGGTACGAGGGCTACTCGCATAACACTATGAACAGCGACAACATCCACTAACGGCTGACCTTCGGGTTGGCCGTTTTCGTTTGTGCCGATATTGAAGCCGAACTTTGCTGTTTGTAGGAGCGAGGATTGCCCGCGAAGGGTCCTCCCGATCACAGAAAAAGCCACCGGCTACGCCCTTATCCTTTCTCTCCACAAATCCCGAAACAAAAAAAAGCCGCCTGAGCAAGGCGGCTAAAAGGGAAGTTCGATGCGCATTTCCAGCGAATGCGCCGATTATCCTCAGCCACGGCCGGGCAGTGAAATCAACTCTGGCTATGCTGGTGATAGGCGAAAGCATTGCTTCGCAATGAAGCGGGGGCGATCAGGTTGGGGCATTTACCGCACAGGAATGGTGCGGTGGGTGCGCGACGAATATCCAACCGATTGATATCAAAGCGTTTATGCCGATGGCACGGGCCTTGCGAAGGCCTGTATGTCCGGGTGACAAGGAGTACGGCATGATCCGCACCTATTTTGATGAGATGTACGATGCCGGCGGCCAGGTCCGCCCGCATTATCGGGAGTTTGCCCGTTGGCTGGCCGAGACGCCTGACGAACTTCTGGCCCAACGGCGACGCGAGGCCGATCTGTTGTTTCATCGCGCCGGGATTACTTTCACGCTCTACGGGGACGAGCAGGGGACAGAGCGCCTGATTCCTTTCGATACCATTCCGCGCAGCATCCCCGCCAGCGAATGGCGGATCGTCGAACGCGGCTGCATCCAGCGGGTCAAGGCGCTGAACATGTTCCTCGCCGACCTCTATCACGAGCAACGCATCATCAAGGCCGGCATCATCCCGGCCGAGCAAGTGCTGGCCAACGAGCAGTACCAGTTGGCGATGCAAGGCCTGGACCTGCACCGGGATATCTACTCGCACATCTCCGGCGTCGACCTGGTGCGCGATGGCGACGGCACGTACTACGTGCTCGAAGACAACCTTCGTACACCGAGCGGCGTGAGCTACATGCTCGAAGACCGCAAGATGATGATGCGGCTGTTCCCCGAACTGTTTTCGGCTCAGCGCATCGCCCCGATCGACCACTATCCGAACCTGTTGCTCGATACCCTGAAAAGCTCCAGCCCGATCGATAACCCTAGCGTCGTGGTGCTGACGCCGGGGCGCTTCAACAGTGCGTTTTTCGAGCATGCGTTTCTCGCTCGGGAAATGGGCGTCGAACTGGTGGAAGGCGCGGACCTGTTTGTGCGTGACGACAAGGTGTTCATGCGCACCACGGACGGGCCGAAAGCGGTCGACGTGATCTACCGTCGCCTCGACGATGCGTTCCTCGATCCGCTGGCGTTCAACCCCGACTCGATGCTCGGCGTGCCGGGGCTGTTGTCGTCCTACCGCTCGGGCAACGTGGTGCTGGCGAATGCCATCGGCACCGGGGTGGCGGACGACAAATCGGTGTATCCGTTTGTCACGGACATGATCCGTTTCTACCTCGATGAAGAACCGATCCTGAAGAACGTGCCGACGTTCCAGTGTCGCAATCCTTCCGAACTGTCCCACGTGCTGGCCAACCTTCCGGATCTGGTGGTCAAGGAAACCCAGGGCTCCGGCGGTTACGGAATGCTGGTGGGGCCGGCGGCGACCGCGGCGGAAATCGAGTCGTTCCGCGCCCGCATCAAGGCCAAGCCCCACGCGTACATCGCGCAACCGACGTTGTCCCTGTCGACCTGTCCGACCTTTGTCGAAAACGGCATCGCGCCACGCCACATCGACCTGCGTCCGTTTGTATTGTCTGGCCGCGAAACCCGGGTCGTGCCCGGCGGTTTGACCCGTGTCGCCCTGCGTGAAGGCTCCCTGGTGGTGAATTCCTCCCAGGGTGGCGGAACCAAGGACACCTGGGTGGTCGAGGATTGAAGGAAGCCTGCCATGTTAAGTAGAACTGCCTCGGATTTGTATTGGATGTCGCGTTACCTGGAGCGGGCGGAAAATCTCGCACGGATGCTCGACATCAGTTATTCGCTGTCGCTGATGCCGCAGGATGGTCGCGGTGACGGTCTGCACGAACTGGCCATGCCCCTGCTGATTACCGGCACGCTGGACGATTACCTGGAGCGACACGGCGAGCTGCATGCCGAACGGCTGCTGCATTTCTTCGCGTTGGATGCGGCCAACCCGGCGAGCATCTACAGCTGCCTCGGCGCCGCACGGGCCAGCGCCCATGCGGTGCGTGGGCGAATCACCGCCGACATGTGGGAAAACATCAACGCCACCTGGCTGGAAATCCGCGGGATCGCCGAGCAGGGCTTGAGTCGCTACGGCATGAGCCGTTTCTGCGAGTGGATCAAGGAACGTTCGCACCTGTTTCGCGGCGCGTCCTACGGCACCATCATGCGTAACGATGCGTTCCGTTTCATTCGTCTGGGGACTTTCATCGAAAGGGCTGACAACACTTTGCGCCTGCTCGACGCCCGCTACGAAATGGCCGGCGATCAGGCCGAAGCGGTCAGCGACGGCACCGCCCACGCCTATTACCAGTGGAGCGCTTTGTTAAGGGCGTTGTCGTCGTTCGAGGCCTACACCGAAATCTATCGCGACGCGCCCGGTGCCCGGCATGTGGCCGAACTGCTGCTGTTGCGTGCTGATGTGCCACGTTCGCTGCGGGCCTGCACTGAAGAAATCGACCAGATCCTCGCCCAGCTGCCCGGTGCCAACGGCCGTCCCGCGCAACGCTTGGCCGCCGAGATGGACGCACGCCTGCGCTACACCGGCATCACCGAAATTCTCGACGAAGGCCTGCACGCCTGGCTGACCGAGTTCATCCCGCTGGTGCGCCAGTTGGGTAACGCCATACACAGTTCCTACCTGGAGGCGGCATGAGACTTTCCATTAGCCATGAGACCACCTATCACTACGAAGATCAGGTGCGGGCGAGCATCCAGTACCTGCGACTGACACCCCACGACAGCGAGCGACAGCATGTGCTCAGCTGGCAACTCGACCTGCCGCGCCCGGTGCGCGCGCAACTCGATCCGTTCGGCAATATCCTGCACGTGCTGACCATGGACGAGCCGCACGAGGCGATCATCATCGGCGCCCGTGGTCAGGTCGACATCGACGAACTGCGTGAAGCCGAGCACGAGAGCCAGTCGGCGCTGCCGTTCCTGCGTTTCACACGCCTGACAGAAGCCGACGAAGCCTTGCGTGCGTTCGCCGAGAAAGAATGTAAGAAGCGTCGGGATCGCACGTCGTTGATCGATTTGATGCATGGGCTGAACCAGCACATGACCTACACGCCAGGCTCCACGGAAGTGGACACCAGCGCGGCCCAGGCCTTCGCCGGGCGTTCGGGCGTGTGCCAGGACCACACGCACGCATTCCTCGCCTGCGCCCGTAGCCTGGGCATTCCGTCGCGTTATGTGTCGGGTTATCTGTACAGCGAGAACTGCGAACACCTGGCCAGTCACGCGTGGGCGGAAGCCTGGCTGGATGACGCCTGGTACAGCTTTGACGTGACCAATGAACTGGCGCGGCCGGAGCGCCATTTGAAGCTGGCGGTGGGCCTGGATTACCTGGATGCCTGCCCGGTGCGCGGGATGCGTCGCGGCGGCGGGTGTGAGCAGATGCATGCGAAGGTGTTTGTTTCGCCGACGCCGCTGCCTGTGATCTCGGTCCAGCAGCAGTAATGCAAATCCGTGCAGAAGTGGTTTACCTGTGGCGAGGGGATTTATCCCCGTTGGGCCGCGCAGCGGCCCTCAAATTAGAAAGCACGGTGTGTCAGAGATATTACCTCAGGCAGGTTTCGGGGCCGCTGCGCGACCCAACGGGGATAAATCCCCTCGCCACAGGTGCGTGTTACTTGGCTGACATCTGTTTGCGCCCAGCCATATGCTTCAAATACCCCACCAACATCTCCAGATCACCATCGGGCAACACCTGCGCCGAAAACCCCGGCATCTTCGCCTGCGGCCACTGCCGCAAACTTTGCGGATCACGGATATACCGCTTCAGAAAGTCCGCGCCAAAATACTCGGTCGGGCTGAACGGGATATTCAGATCCGGCCCGAACTGCGCATC
Proteins encoded in this window:
- a CDS encoding patatin-like phospholipase family protein, yielding MKKRVALVLGSGGARGYAHIGVIEEIERRGYDIACIAGCSMGAVVGGIYAAGKLDEYRNWIESLDYLDVLRLVDVSFRLGAIRGEKVFGQIRKIVGEINIEDLRIPYTAVATDLTNQQEIWFQEGCLHQAMRASAAIPSLFTPVMQGNRMLVDGGILNPLPIVPVVSSHCDLIIAVNLNSTNQRHYQLPVIQRPAAFKTRFDSLISSLGSKLPFRRKQAEQLLLLEKEALMAEAGEINPWIESAEPEAQQPAAAPERDGAPKSATGSFIIDNVGPASLLDLINQSFEVMQTSLAQYKIAGYPPDILINVPKRVCRFFEFYKAPELIALGREIARDTLDRYESERDS
- a CDS encoding CHAD domain-containing protein gives rise to the protein MSALVDRLVAHVLGLEVRLLSCQARLNARTDPEALHDLRTTVRRLRSLLRPLRGLPGVEQLEVAASRVGDLTTPLRDREVLAAYLLEHDQPEAAQRRMAQMAAAYPAVAASSELAQLLMIFDAFPRFLRASQRQGLLKGLRKRIEKRLGKQWKKLDEALHDPAHDRHRLRLLIKRVRYGIEAYPELDRLPKPALPRLKSAQAALGDWHDCWQWLARAEQEADLQPCVAVWKTTMAKAEARADRVLDKLSAACFKS
- a CDS encoding acyl-CoA thioesterase gives rise to the protein MRFSDLLDAVRSQPLELSIPAEWAQGRASFGGLVAALQYEAMRARVPADRPVRSLAITFVGPVEPEVPVSFEVDVLREGKAVSQVLGRAMQKGQVVTLIQGSFGASRPSEVAVAATPAPEMKHWDECQELPYVKGMTPEFMRHLAMRWSVGGLPFTGNKSREMGGWVRLRGDVKEEAVTESHILALVDAWPPALLPHLKKVAMGSTLTWTIEFVQPLLDLSTLDWCKYLVEIEHAADGYGHAAAKLWSADGQLIAMSRQTVTIFA
- a CDS encoding Mpo1-like protein yields the protein MGKRHPNLPAWQWRAYPDNHQHPANLVLHLIAVPLFIVAFLLLVCGVFSLSFANFAIGIIGLLAALGLQRHGHSLEVQASEPFSDRKDAVSRLLVEQFLTFPRFFLSGGWWRAWRERHRRH
- a CDS encoding methyl-accepting chemotaxis protein, whose protein sequence is MGAWLSNISLKYKFWAVNAVAFVTTLLLVLYAVQLEQQARSHASQASAQAQARLLNAWPAGQTLPKADNLLTFSRGQAPLLNEQPLLELADANGWVEINSMPLFGDNPLMGAEVLTRANGQQVAVIAHGPSLSQVFGERFANYAVAVLILMLAMLGASQLLIRFLLSQLNTLKDVMLHVEKTGDLSARVPLACTDEVGQMAGAFNAMQAGYQRVVNTVASTARQLDVGAARLASSMNEVRHGMLGQQSETDQAATAINEMTATVYHIAQHAGATRDLSQTADTLAGSGQEVVSRVQKSIAGLSTGVQQTAEMIQRLAEDSQKINGVVNVIHSIAEQTNLLALNAAIEAARAGEMGRGFAVVADEVRNLAKRVQTSTDEITLMVAALQAGTRDAVDFMQESSFKADDCVQQAQEAGAALAEITSAVAQMRESNTQIAVAAEQQSQVAEEMNRAVVSIRDVTENTVQQTVDSATTSNELAALAGELSKAIGQLKL
- a CDS encoding PLDc N-terminal domain-containing protein, with amino-acid sequence MGSTFNGLIGLIILALDIWAIINVLKSGADTGMKIVWVLLILLLPVLGLIIWAIAGPRGNVRI
- the speE gene encoding polyamine aminopropyltransferase, translating into MSNTPTSEYLETLYEGYGQRFRMEKLLHEVRTEHQHLVIFENPRMGRVMALDGVIQTTEADEFIYHEMLTHVPILAHGSAKRVLIIGGGDGGMLREVAKHGGVEHITMVEIDGTVVDMCKEFLPNHSKGAFDDPRLNLVIDDGMRFVATTTEKFDVIISDSTDPIGPGEVLFSENFYQACRRCLNEGGILVTQNGTPFMQIEEVKTTAGRLRSLFPDWHFYQAAVPTYIGGSMTFAWGATNTAYRKLSRETLQQRFAGSGIITRYYNPEIHIGAFALPQYVLQAINKPSND
- a CDS encoding ribonuclease E inhibitor RraB — translated: MSTAYQEDISSSVLRRMKEGGFDFSRFHPIEFYAIFPDEERARRAAGHYSGESMNAQISVRDDGAWALELSKVMSATYDGIGDFEQDFEAVVEPLGGIIEGWGVKQEVRGLLA
- a CDS encoding circularly permuted type 2 ATP-grasp protein, whose translation is MIRTYFDEMYDAGGQVRPHYREFARWLAETPDELLAQRRREADLLFHRAGITFTLYGDEQGTERLIPFDTIPRSIPASEWRIVERGCIQRVKALNMFLADLYHEQRIIKAGIIPAEQVLANEQYQLAMQGLDLHRDIYSHISGVDLVRDGDGTYYVLEDNLRTPSGVSYMLEDRKMMMRLFPELFSAQRIAPIDHYPNLLLDTLKSSSPIDNPSVVVLTPGRFNSAFFEHAFLAREMGVELVEGADLFVRDDKVFMRTTDGPKAVDVIYRRLDDAFLDPLAFNPDSMLGVPGLLSSYRSGNVVLANAIGTGVADDKSVYPFVTDMIRFYLDEEPILKNVPTFQCRNPSELSHVLANLPDLVVKETQGSGGYGMLVGPAATAAEIESFRARIKAKPHAYIAQPTLSLSTCPTFVENGIAPRHIDLRPFVLSGRETRVVPGGLTRVALREGSLVVNSSQGGGTKDTWVVED
- a CDS encoding alpha-E domain-containing protein, with protein sequence MLSRTASDLYWMSRYLERAENLARMLDISYSLSLMPQDGRGDGLHELAMPLLITGTLDDYLERHGELHAERLLHFFALDAANPASIYSCLGAARASAHAVRGRITADMWENINATWLEIRGIAEQGLSRYGMSRFCEWIKERSHLFRGASYGTIMRNDAFRFIRLGTFIERADNTLRLLDARYEMAGDQAEAVSDGTAHAYYQWSALLRALSSFEAYTEIYRDAPGARHVAELLLLRADVPRSLRACTEEIDQILAQLPGANGRPAQRLAAEMDARLRYTGITEILDEGLHAWLTEFIPLVRQLGNAIHSSYLEAA
- a CDS encoding transglutaminase family protein, which produces MRLSISHETTYHYEDQVRASIQYLRLTPHDSERQHVLSWQLDLPRPVRAQLDPFGNILHVLTMDEPHEAIIIGARGQVDIDELREAEHESQSALPFLRFTRLTEADEALRAFAEKECKKRRDRTSLIDLMHGLNQHMTYTPGSTEVDTSAAQAFAGRSGVCQDHTHAFLACARSLGIPSRYVSGYLYSENCEHLASHAWAEAWLDDAWYSFDVTNELARPERHLKLAVGLDYLDACPVRGMRRGGGCEQMHAKVFVSPTPLPVISVQQQ